TAAGCTGTTACATTAAACTCGGTGCCTAAAACCTTTATATCCACTTTCTCTGTTTTTACTATAAAAGGAGATGCTTCATTACGTTTTACATCAAAATAAGCTTCTCCCTCCAGCTCAACCTGCCGACAATTTTTTTGAAAAGTAACCGGATACACTATTCGGGACTGTGCGTTTACCCAAACTCTCGTACTATCCGGAAGAATCAGTTCTGCCCGTTGACCGGAAGGTACATATAACGTCTGAAATAAAGAAGGCTCCCCTTTATGTTCTTCTTTGTTCAATAAAAATTCGATCCCCACTATAAACAAAGCGACAGCTGCTACTTTCCCGATTTCCATTATAATACGGCGGAATACAAAAGAACGTGACTTTTTCACTTTCTCTTGCAGCTGTGCAGATTGATTCAGAACCGAAATATCATATAACTTATGTAAAGACATATATTCTTTGACATTATCCTTATCGACATCCAGCCAATCAACAACCGTTTCCACTTCCTCCGGTGTAACGTTGCCTTCTACATATCTTTGTAATAGATCCTTATCCATTTCTCTATTTTATCGTTTCTAATAATATAGACAACACACAGATAAAAATCCCTAAACAGATTTGAAATTATTTTAGGAAATAAAGAGGAAATAAAAAAATGGAAGGTATTCTTTTAAGGCTATTCGTAAAATTTTTAACGATTTAGTTATATGATATTCCACGCTTTTAGAGCTTATGGAAAGTTCTTCTGCTATTTCCTTTACCGAACGACATTCATATCGGCTCATTTCAAAGACACGACGCGTTTGTTCGGGCAATGATTGTAAGGTCTCCTCTACTATTCGAGTGATTTCAGAAGAAAATATCTCTTCCGGATCACACGCTTGTAATGTAGATATGCGGTAATTCAAATCACGATCCATTTTAGAAGAGATTGACTCAGAGGCTGTTTTTCTTACGTCCAAATGTTTAAGATGGTTTAATGCTCCATTTTTAAGCATCACCAACAGCAGAGACAGAGGGTGTTCCACCTCCTCCTTTTTGCTTGTCTCCCATAAATTAATTAAAGCTTCGGATACAATATCTTCCGCCACCATATCATCTCTGACATAGGACTTCACAAACAAAAACGATCGTTTGTAATAACCGGTATATACATCACTGAAACTTATATTACCCATATCCCAATCAAACCTCCTAAAAGATCTTTTCATCTATCAACATTATGCAAATGTAATCTTTTATTACTCCAATGACAATATTTATTATAAAATCCGATCTCATTCTGAACACCTAATACATGCCACAACTACATTCCGTTCATACCACAGTTGGATTTCGTTTGTTCCACAGATGAGTTTCTTGGTAATCCGGTATATCCCGGTAATGAAAACTATAAAGCATTATACCGTGACGGCGACACGCCGAACTGCTTCGTGAAGTGTTTACGGAAGGTCGTTATATCATTATAACCCACCATTTCGGCGACCTCCTGGACGGAGTATTTCTTCTGCATAATCAGTGAGGCGGCTTTACTGATACGTATGCTGCGGATCACTTCGATGATAGATAAGTTACTTTGTTGCTTCATCTTCCGGTATAAAGTCGGTTGGCTAAGGTTCAACAGGCTAGCCAGACTCTTCGCACTAAAATCCGGATTAGTCAGGTTGGCTTCGACAATACCGATCACCTGTTGCATGAAAGGATCGGCAGCCTCTTCATCGTCCGGCCTCTCTTCCGTATGTTTCAACATCAATGTCTTTGTATAAATACGCTTCAGTTGTTCACGCAGATGGATCAGGTTCTCCACCTTCGCTTTGAGGATTTCGGGGTTGAAAGGTTTCATGATATAATCGTCCACACCAATCCGGGTACTCTTCAATAAATCTTCTTCTTCCGCCTTTGCCGTAAGCATGATGACCGGGATATGGGCTGTCGCCAACTGCTGCCTGATCTCCTGTATGCAAGCAAAGCCGTCTTTTACAGGCATCATAATATCTGAAATGATCAGGTCTGGGATCTCTTCGGTGGCAATTTTTACTCCTTCTTCTCCATCATGGGCTTCCAATACCTGGTAATCTTTACAGAACAAAGAATAAATATAACTTCTGATCTCATCGTTATCTTCTATGATCAACAACTTCTTTCCTGAAGTAACCTTCGTATCTTCTTCTTCTTTCTGCGTTCTATAGAAAGTCTCTTCTTCCTTTGTTTCCCGGACATCTTCAATCCACTCATATTCATCCTCTCTGAAATGTTCCTTACCCAGTGGCAGGTAAAGCGTAAATCTCGAACCTTTCCCCGGAGAGCTATCTAACAATACCTGCCCATGATGAAGATCCATCGTATTTTTTACAATACGTAAACCGATACCCATCCGGGTAGAAAATGAGGGATCATTTTTACCCGTAATAAACGAATCGAAGATACGTTCCTGCAAATCTTCCGCTATACCGGGACCATTATCCGAGACGGAAAGCAAGCAGAACATTTTCCCGTCGACCTCTTTCTCTTCGAGCGAAACCCTTATTATTCCGTTGTTTGGAGTATATTTAAATGCATTCGACAGTAAATTTTTTAATGCCGACTCTATCTTCCCGGCATCTATCCAAAGCTCTAAAGAAGAGATACCAGAGTCCAGGACATACTTAGTACTTTTTATCTCCGCCATCTGCAGGAAAGAGGCCATCACCTTCCTCACAAGCGCTACAATCTCTACTTTCGACAAATGAAGCTGAACCATGCCGGCCTCTATCTTCTGGACATACAACAATTGGTTCACCAGGGTAGATAATGAAGTGGCATTATTATACACCAGAGAGAGCTTATTTTGTAAAGCCTGAGACAAACGTTCAGTCTGCAACAACTCCTGTAAAGGAGAAAGAATCAACGTTAATGGTGTACGTAATTCGTGCGATACGTTCGTAAAGAAATTTTCCCGCTCACGGCTGATTTGTTTCTCTTTCTCACGTTCCAGATTGGAAACAAAAAGCTCATGTTTCAGGCGCTCTTCCTGGGTGAGCCGGACCTGCTCCTTCTTGACACGGCGCATCAGATAATATATCATCCAAACAACAAAGACTAATACCAGTAAGCGGAACCAGACCGTTTCATACCAATAAGGCAGTATCCTTATAGTCAACGAGGTCGTTTCGCCATTTAAGCCGTTAGGGAAAATGCTCCTTACTTCAAAGAGATATTCCCCGGCAGGCAGGTTAGCATAAGAAATCTTTTCTCCATCTCCAGCCACCAACCATTCAGACTGTCCGGGAACAAGCCGATAACTGTATTTCTGCAATTCTTCCGAATAAGTCAGATTACTAAACATCAATGAAAAATTATTATTAGACGCATTGAGTGTCAGTTCATTCGTATAAGGAATCCCTTCTTTCAGAATTACCTGGTCATTTATCTTCTGACCGATCACAACCGATTTATTATCGACATCCAATCGGGTGATAACCACTTTATTGGGTTCCGGCCGATCATTCATTACGTCTTCCGGCAGAAAATAAGTTATATTCTTATTATTGCCCCAAAATAAATAATTCTTATAATGTATAACAGAGCGGTTATTACCGGATATGTAATAATTATAAAACAGTTTTTGGTGTTTACTGTAGCGACAAATACTGGAATTAGTACCAAGCCATAAATGCCCCTGCGAATCTTCACTGATACAACCGATAAAATTGTTACTCAGTCCATTATGCGTCGTATAGAAACTCCCGATCGAATCGGTTCCGATCTTCATGATACCGAAGCCGTCCGCATAACCTATATATAAATTCCCATCTGCCGAAGCAAAAAGGGAACGGGCATCCTTCGCCGGAATATTAGCCGCTTGCTCAAAACCGGAACGTAGCATCCCATTTTGAAAAGTAAACTTCTTTAAACCATCAGTCGTACTCAGCCATAAACATTCACCGGGAACTTCGGCAATAGCTTTGATCGTTCCCGGCACTGCATAATGAGAAAAATGTTTGGACACAGGATCGAAAAGAAGTAATCCGTTTGTTGTACCCAGCCATAACCGTTCCCGTTCATCACTGAATATATACCATATACTACCTGTCCAGCCCGGTTTGTCCGGAATACGGACAGGATAAACCATAAATGATTCATTATCCGAATCATACTCAATAAGTTCCGACTGGTTATTTCCAAACCATAAGTTTCCTTTATGATCGGTTTCCACGCAAAGTACGGTGTTGCCGGTTCCTACCGGGACAGGTTTAAAAGAGAGTTTTTCCAGAGGATCGAATGCTTTTGTGCTTTTCAGTATTCCTTTATGAAAAGAGGCAAGCCAGATATACTGCTTTTTATCGGTTGCCATACCGCATATTTCATTATGTGTTTCTTGATGAAAACGCTGATAGAATTGTTTCCGCAAATCAGAAGTATATACCCCTCCGCCTTGTGTTCCAATCCATAGGATACCTTCCGGATCATAATAGGCAGAGATCATACGGGTTTCCAGGTTACGGTGCAGTTGTGAAGCCGTATTGTTATAAACCTCCGTCGTATATAAAGTAGAATCTTCTTTCTCCGGAATAAGAATCGTATATCCGTTCCAGGTAGCAGCCAACAGACGACCGTTTCCCATCGGAACCATCTGATATACATCCCAGTGAGATAATGTTCTGCTTTTTTCTTCGGGCTTATAGGTGTACTGATCGTATTTTCCCGACCTCGGATTATAACGGATAGCCCCATTAGCCCATGTTGAAAGCCAGATATATCCGTCTGCATATAAAAGCCTGTTGACATGTACTTTATTTACTTTTGGTAAATCTCCTTTATCTATCATCTGATAAGAAACCGGATCGAATGTCACTACATTTCCCCAGTCTGTTGCAAGATAGATAATTCCCTCCGGCGACTGGCACATAGCCGTATAATTGGTATTATTTCCTGCCAAATCGCTGAATTCTATTTCTACCCGAAGGTCAACCCCAAGCATATTTCCTTTCTGATCTTTCTTGTAATCAATGGAAATAAGATAAAGGGATTCATACGATATAGCCCATAAAGAATTGTCTTTTTGCAATAGTATGTCCTGGACTCCGGTATATTTTCCGTTTAGGTGAACAGGGATATATTGTTCCATCCTCCTATCGAAACAGTAGATCTGTTCGTCAGCGATCAGCCAAAGCAAGTTATTCTCCGATTCGCGGATTTGGTTTACTTTCATATACCGTTCATCCAAACCGAAATTTCGGATATTCTTTCCGTCGTACCGGCTTAACCCGTTATTGGTTCCGAACCACATAAACCCGTCTCTATCTTTATGGATACAGGAAACGGTATTATCGGCCAACCCATTCTGCATAGTAAGTACCCGGATGTCTTTTTCAAAAAAACTATATCCGGACAGGTAGCAAAGAATAAATAATATTATAAATAAAGATCTCCTCATATTCCTCCTTAACAAAGTCCAGTATGTAAACACAAAGAACATTATTACAAAGAAACAAAAAAAGAGGAAGAATACACCAACGCTAACAAAATAAAAAGTCTGCAAAAATAAAGTATGAATAAAACACCCACTATTTATGAATAAAACACCCGCTACGCTGATACACAGGTTACAAAATAAAGAAAACACCCGTTGTTAATGAAGAAAACGCCTGTTATCCTTTCCAGGTATACCACATACTTTTGCTTACAAACATTTAAAAATTTTAGTATTTACACCTTAAACTAAAAGAGAATGAAGAAGAGAGTCACGTTATTAATCGCGCTGCTGCTTACCAGTATATCTTATATATACGCGCAGCAGCTTACCATTACTGGTACTGTTATCGACAAAAGCCTCGGTGACCCCGTTATCGGAGCTTCCGTATTGGTAGAAGGAACCACAAACGGAACCGTCACAGACATCGACGGTAAGTTTTCAATCAACGCCTCCAAAGGCAATGTATTAAACATTTCTTACATCGGTTACCAGACACAAACGATCAAGTTGGACGGAAATCAAACCGTCCTGACCATCCAACTGGGAGAAGATACTCAAGCGCTGGATGAAGTCGTTGTCGTAGGTTTCGGTTCACAAAAGAAAGTAAACCTGACAGGTGCCGTTTCCACTGTCGACAACAAAGCGTTGTTATCCCGCCCTGTCGCTCAGGTAGGACAGGCTTTGCAGGGTGTCGTTCCCGGGTTGAACATGTCACTCAACAATCAGGGAGGTGCACTGGGTAACGCTTTAAAAGTAAACATTCGTGGTACAGGAACCATCGGCGAAGGCTCGACGGACTCTCCGCTGATCCTGATAGACGGTATCGAAGGAGATATGAATGCTTTGAATCCGGACGATATCGAAAGCATCTCTGTATTGAAAGATGCTGCCGCGTCCAGTATTTATGGTTCACGTGCACCGTTCGGCGTTATTTTGATTACCACTAAAAGCGGTAAAAGCGGTAAAGCTCAAGTAAATTATAGCAACAGCTTCCGTTGGTCAACGGCTACAAACCTGCCGGATATGATGGATTCTTACACGTTTGCCAAATTCTTTAATGCAGCAGCTTTAAACAGCGGGCAAAATGCCACATTCGATAATGAAACGATTGAAAGAATTCTAGCCTATCAACGAGGAGAAATCACAACAACGACCGTACCTAACCCAGGTAACGGGATGTTTGAATTCAACACGAAAGCAAATGATAATCAGAATTGGGCACGTAATCATTTTAAAACCGCTTTCACACAGGAGCATAACGTTAATGTGAGCGGAGGAACAGAAAAACTGACCTATTTCATGTCAGGAGCCTTTATGGACCAAGGTGGTAATATGCGTTATGGAAACGATGATTTCAAACGTATGAATGCTTCTGCGAAAATCAATTCACAAGTGAACGACTGGCTGCAGATAGGAATAAATACCCGTTTTATTCGTGAAGAACTCGATCGTCCGACATATGCGAACGATGACCCGGACAACACAGCCAACGGAGTCGATATAGGTCTGTATTACCATGACATTTCCAGAACATGGCCTACTATGCCTTTCAAAGATCCGAACGGACATTATATGCGTAACGCGAAGATCATCCAAATAAAAGATGGCGGACGTTATAAACGCAGAAAAGACATCATTTATACACAGGCAAATTTCACTATTACCCCTCTAAAGGATTGGAATATCCGCGGAGATGTGAGCCTGAAGGCAGAACATATCAACAAAGACGAAAACCTGGCTAAAATTTATGAATACAACTCAAACAACGAGCCTGTTGCCCTGGCGTTTGCCGGTTCATACGGAGCAGGAGCCACCTATGCCTGGTCATCCGCTCAGGACAACAACTTGTTGACAACCAGCTTGTACACAGATTATTCGAAATCGATCCGGAAAAACAACTTCAAGGTAATGGTCGGTTTCAACTCCGAGTTATACAAGCAGAATTACGTTTATGCAAGACGCGATGACGTGATCAGCGACGAAGTTCCCAGTATCGATGCCAGTATGGGTAAAGACTATACTTCTGCTAATAAAAAAGAATGGGCAACAGCCGGTTTCTTCGGACGTTTAAACTATGACTACGACGGACGTTATCTGGCCGAGGTAAATGTACGTTACGACGGTTCTTCACGTTTCCTGAGAGACAAACGATGGAATGTATTCCCTTCTTTCTCCTTAGGATATAACATCGCACGCGAAGCTTTTTGGGAATCACTGTCTGATTATGTAGGAACACTGAAGCCTCGCTTTTCATGGGGTAAATTAGGTAACCAGAATACAAAAGATTTTTATCCGTTCTATCCGGCACAGCCGCTCGGAATGAAAAATGGTAAATATTTGATCGGCGGACAGATGCCGACTACGGCAACAGCACCATTGATGGTCAGTGACCTGATGACATGGGAAAAGATTACAACCACCAATATTGGTCTCGACTTCGGGGCATTCAGCAATCGCCTGTCAGGTTCTATCGAATGGTTTAAACGTAATACCGACGATATGGTCGGTCCACCGGAAGAAAAATCATCCATCATCGGTATCGACAACGACAAGCTGCCACGCATCAACAATGCAACTATGACAACTAATGGTTGGGAATTAGCCCTGAATTGGAACGACCGCATCGGTAAGGTAGGATATACGATCGGTTTCACTTTAGCTGATGCAAGAAGTAAAATTACCAAATATCCGAACGAATCAGAGATCATCGACCGTAAAAATTCAAGTGGGACGATGGTATATGTGCCTTATAACGGAAGATACATGGGTGACATTTGGGGATTTGAAACCATCGGTATAGCGAAGACAGACGGAGAAATGCAGGCGCATTTGGCAACAACCGACCAATCAGAGATCGGTAGTAAATGGGGAGCAGGCGATATCATGTACAAAGATTTGAACAATGACGGTAAAATCTCATACGGTTCAAGAACAGTCGACGACCCGGGAGATCGTAAGATCATCGGTAATGAAACTCCACGCTACCAGGTAGGTATCACATTGGGAGCCGACTGGAACGGTTTCGACTTCCGCGCATTTTTCCAGGGTGTCTGTAAACGTGACATCAGGCTAACAGGAAACTTCTTCTGGGGTGCTACAGGAAATATCTGGCAGTCCATCGGATACAAAGAACATTTTGATTATTTCCGTCCGGTAGGCGACGATATGGGAGAAAACCTGAACTCCTATTTCCCAAAACCGTATTTCGACGGTAATAATGCCAGTAAAAACCAGCTAACTCAAACCGGTTATCTGCAAAGTGCAGCTTACTTGCGTTTAAAAAACCTGCAAGTCGGCTATACTGTTCCCAATTATCTGGTTAACAAGATTGGATTAACCAAAGTACGCGTATA
This is a stretch of genomic DNA from Parabacteroides chongii. It encodes these proteins:
- a CDS encoding FecR family protein, encoding MDKDLLQRYVEGNVTPEEVETVVDWLDVDKDNVKEYMSLHKLYDISVLNQSAQLQEKVKKSRSFVFRRIIMEIGKVAAVALFIVGIEFLLNKEEHKGEPSLFQTLYVPSGQRAELILPDSTRVWVNAQSRIVYPVTFQKNCRQVELEGEAYFDVKRNEASPFIVKTEKVDIKVLGTEFNVTAYSKNPELKIALLKGSVELESLESSSKYMMKPGEQIRFKEGKYISSDINNMDHFKWKEGLLCFNNQPISEIMEELCLYYDIHIDVADLPFLKERYSGKFRVKDGVEHVLKVLQLEHRFIYVKDNELNQITIK
- a CDS encoding RNA polymerase sigma-70 factor translates to MGNISFSDVYTGYYKRSFLFVKSYVRDDMVAEDIVSEALINLWETSKKEEVEHPLSLLLVMLKNGALNHLKHLDVRKTASESISSKMDRDLNYRISTLQACDPEEIFSSEITRIVEETLQSLPEQTRRVFEMSRYECRSVKEIAEELSISSKSVEYHITKSLKILRIALKEYLPFFYFLFIS
- a CDS encoding hybrid sensor histidine kinase/response regulator transcription factor, which gives rise to MRRSLFIILFILCYLSGYSFFEKDIRVLTMQNGLADNTVSCIHKDRDGFMWFGTNNGLSRYDGKNIRNFGLDERYMKVNQIRESENNLLWLIADEQIYCFDRRMEQYIPVHLNGKYTGVQDILLQKDNSLWAISYESLYLISIDYKKDQKGNMLGVDLRVEIEFSDLAGNNTNYTAMCQSPEGIIYLATDWGNVVTFDPVSYQMIDKGDLPKVNKVHVNRLLYADGYIWLSTWANGAIRYNPRSGKYDQYTYKPEEKSRTLSHWDVYQMVPMGNGRLLAATWNGYTILIPEKEDSTLYTTEVYNNTASQLHRNLETRMISAYYDPEGILWIGTQGGGVYTSDLRKQFYQRFHQETHNEICGMATDKKQYIWLASFHKGILKSTKAFDPLEKLSFKPVPVGTGNTVLCVETDHKGNLWFGNNQSELIEYDSDNESFMVYPVRIPDKPGWTGSIWYIFSDERERLWLGTTNGLLLFDPVSKHFSHYAVPGTIKAIAEVPGECLWLSTTDGLKKFTFQNGMLRSGFEQAANIPAKDARSLFASADGNLYIGYADGFGIMKIGTDSIGSFYTTHNGLSNNFIGCISEDSQGHLWLGTNSSICRYSKHQKLFYNYYISGNNRSVIHYKNYLFWGNNKNITYFLPEDVMNDRPEPNKVVITRLDVDNKSVVIGQKINDQVILKEGIPYTNELTLNASNNNFSLMFSNLTYSEELQKYSYRLVPGQSEWLVAGDGEKISYANLPAGEYLFEVRSIFPNGLNGETTSLTIRILPYWYETVWFRLLVLVFVVWMIYYLMRRVKKEQVRLTQEERLKHELFVSNLEREKEKQISRERENFFTNVSHELRTPLTLILSPLQELLQTERLSQALQNKLSLVYNNATSLSTLVNQLLYVQKIEAGMVQLHLSKVEIVALVRKVMASFLQMAEIKSTKYVLDSGISSLELWIDAGKIESALKNLLSNAFKYTPNNGIIRVSLEEKEVDGKMFCLLSVSDNGPGIAEDLQERIFDSFITGKNDPSFSTRMGIGLRIVKNTMDLHHGQVLLDSSPGKGSRFTLYLPLGKEHFREDEYEWIEDVRETKEEETFYRTQKEEEDTKVTSGKKLLIIEDNDEIRSYIYSLFCKDYQVLEAHDGEEGVKIATEEIPDLIISDIMMPVKDGFACIQEIRQQLATAHIPVIMLTAKAEEEDLLKSTRIGVDDYIMKPFNPEILKAKVENLIHLREQLKRIYTKTLMLKHTEERPDDEEAADPFMQQVIGIVEANLTNPDFSAKSLASLLNLSQPTLYRKMKQQSNLSIIEVIRSIRISKAASLIMQKKYSVQEVAEMVGYNDITTFRKHFTKQFGVSPSRYNAL
- a CDS encoding SusC/RagA family TonB-linked outer membrane protein, with amino-acid sequence MKKRVTLLIALLLTSISYIYAQQLTITGTVIDKSLGDPVIGASVLVEGTTNGTVTDIDGKFSINASKGNVLNISYIGYQTQTIKLDGNQTVLTIQLGEDTQALDEVVVVGFGSQKKVNLTGAVSTVDNKALLSRPVAQVGQALQGVVPGLNMSLNNQGGALGNALKVNIRGTGTIGEGSTDSPLILIDGIEGDMNALNPDDIESISVLKDAAASSIYGSRAPFGVILITTKSGKSGKAQVNYSNSFRWSTATNLPDMMDSYTFAKFFNAAALNSGQNATFDNETIERILAYQRGEITTTTVPNPGNGMFEFNTKANDNQNWARNHFKTAFTQEHNVNVSGGTEKLTYFMSGAFMDQGGNMRYGNDDFKRMNASAKINSQVNDWLQIGINTRFIREELDRPTYANDDPDNTANGVDIGLYYHDISRTWPTMPFKDPNGHYMRNAKIIQIKDGGRYKRRKDIIYTQANFTITPLKDWNIRGDVSLKAEHINKDENLAKIYEYNSNNEPVALAFAGSYGAGATYAWSSAQDNNLLTTSLYTDYSKSIRKNNFKVMVGFNSELYKQNYVYARRDDVISDEVPSIDASMGKDYTSANKKEWATAGFFGRLNYDYDGRYLAEVNVRYDGSSRFLRDKRWNVFPSFSLGYNIAREAFWESLSDYVGTLKPRFSWGKLGNQNTKDFYPFYPAQPLGMKNGKYLIGGQMPTTATAPLMVSDLMTWEKITTTNIGLDFGAFSNRLSGSIEWFKRNTDDMVGPPEEKSSIIGIDNDKLPRINNATMTTNGWELALNWNDRIGKVGYTIGFTLADARSKITKYPNESEIIDRKNSSGTMVYVPYNGRYMGDIWGFETIGIAKTDGEMQAHLATTDQSEIGSKWGAGDIMYKDLNNDGKISYGSRTVDDPGDRKIIGNETPRYQVGITLGADWNGFDFRAFFQGVCKRDIRLTGNFFWGATGNIWQSIGYKEHFDYFRPVGDDMGENLNSYFPKPYFDGNNASKNQLTQTGYLQSAAYLRLKNLQVGYTVPNYLVNKIGLTKVRVYFSGDNLFTISSIFGVFDPEAVGGSWGNGKIYPISRTLSCGVNVSF